From Acidipropionibacterium acidipropionici, one genomic window encodes:
- a CDS encoding sensor histidine kinase, with the protein MTMRRRVTLLVSASVFIAVLGSSIAGYSMTKLSLYSQLDRQLTNLGSYLAGPLATSPEGINSLDPSGLEASDVNVALVPADGSKPQTVDGAAATLATGPEELAVARIGMGTTARTITDSRGVPTRIVSVPVSIDNTRYALVLGRSMEATEATLSSLWLVLVVVGLIGVGLSAVTGYLAARSTTRPITDLSRAVHRVTRTDKLDPIPVRSADELGQLATSFNTMLSSLSSSRERQRRLIADASHELRTPLTSMRTNVELLLADQKTGMLPEAARGEILTDIAAQLGEFSSLIGDLVQLSRDDAPPRSPEPLDLSDVVEKAVERARRRGPSLTFDVTLASHPMMGEPATLERAVTNLLDNAVKFSPEGSTVTVRMEGETITVSDQGPGIAEEDLPHIFERFYRSDRSRNTPGTGLGLSIVAHTVTSHGGWVKASRAPGGGAQFTMSLPVTAPAEAEDGEKPLE; encoded by the coding sequence ATCACGATGCGCCGGCGGGTGACCCTGCTGGTGTCCGCCAGCGTCTTCATCGCCGTGCTGGGCTCCAGCATCGCGGGCTACTCCATGACGAAGCTGTCCCTGTACTCCCAGCTCGATCGCCAGCTCACCAACCTCGGCAGCTACCTGGCAGGGCCCCTGGCCACCAGTCCCGAGGGGATCAACTCGCTCGACCCGAGCGGCCTGGAGGCCTCTGACGTCAATGTGGCACTGGTGCCGGCCGACGGCAGCAAGCCCCAGACGGTCGACGGAGCCGCCGCCACCCTGGCCACCGGGCCCGAGGAGCTGGCGGTGGCCCGGATCGGGATGGGCACCACGGCACGGACCATCACCGACTCCCGGGGGGTGCCCACCCGGATCGTCTCGGTGCCGGTCTCGATCGACAACACCCGCTATGCCCTGGTACTCGGCCGCTCAATGGAGGCCACCGAGGCCACCCTGAGCTCGTTGTGGCTGGTGCTCGTGGTGGTCGGCCTCATCGGCGTGGGTCTCAGCGCCGTCACCGGCTATCTGGCCGCCCGGTCCACGACCAGGCCCATCACCGATCTCTCCCGGGCTGTGCACCGGGTGACCCGCACCGACAAGCTGGACCCCATCCCGGTGCGCTCGGCCGACGAGCTCGGGCAGCTGGCGACCTCCTTCAACACGATGCTGTCGTCCCTGTCGTCCTCGCGGGAGCGCCAGCGAAGACTCATCGCCGACGCCTCCCATGAGCTGCGCACCCCGCTCACCTCGATGCGCACCAATGTGGAACTGCTGCTGGCCGATCAGAAGACCGGGATGCTGCCGGAGGCGGCGCGCGGCGAGATCCTCACCGACATCGCCGCCCAGTTGGGCGAGTTCTCCAGCCTCATCGGCGACCTGGTGCAGCTCTCCCGCGACGACGCCCCGCCGCGCAGCCCCGAGCCGCTCGATCTGTCGGACGTCGTCGAGAAGGCCGTGGAGAGGGCCCGGCGGCGCGGTCCCAGCCTGACCTTCGACGTCACCCTGGCCTCCCATCCGATGATGGGCGAGCCGGCCACCCTGGAGCGGGCGGTCACCAATCTGCTGGACAACGCCGTGAAGTTCTCCCCCGAGGGCAGCACCGTCACCGTGCGGATGGAGGGGGAGACCATCACCGTCAGCGACCAGGGGCCCGGCATCGCCGAGGAGGACCTGCCGCACATCTTCGAGCGCTTCTACCGCTCGGACCGCTCCCGCAACACCCCGGGCACCGGCCTGGGGCTGTCGATCGTGGCCCACACCGTCACCTCCCACGGCGGCTGGGTGAAGGCCTCCCGGGCGCCCGGAGGCGGCGCCCAGTTCACCATGAGCCTGCCGGTGACGGCGCCCGCCGAAGCCGAGGACGGCGAGAAGCCACTCGAGTAG
- a CDS encoding YibE/F family protein, whose amino-acid sequence MHAHSHSRGPSTPEQVGRERAALGRLLILLAPLFLATVAGMIAMWPHDVSSHIQNDSSAWQAPGVSIIKGTITGVAHGSCDGQPGSGGSGGSEQCAKVTVRIDEGPEAGSSTSVQLNAAVTSSGVRDGQVIRMYRTPAGAKAAYQFYDFERTVPLIVIALAFVAVVIAVARRRGLAAIISLVFAFLIIGRFMLPALISGSSPTWVGLVACSAIMFIVIYVTHGFSTRTTTALLGTLFGLLLTSGLGFATARWAHLTGVTGEDDFVLTASAPDLTLTSVIICGIIVAGLGVLNDVTVTQASSVWELADSACSRRDLYRRAMRIGRDHIASSVYTIAFATAGAALSTLLLLSIYQMPLGDVLRSETFAGEIVRTLVGSIGLVLAVPLTTFIGTMLAWGTLHGSGGRGRGGTGPRRGIVDETAPMGPGGRVEVLGRAGRLPSHAKDGDRGADPGNPPEPVDDSFYRRPV is encoded by the coding sequence ATGCATGCTCATTCTCACTCACGCGGCCCCAGCACCCCCGAACAGGTCGGCCGGGAGCGCGCGGCCCTGGGGCGGCTGCTGATCCTGCTCGCCCCGCTCTTCCTGGCGACGGTCGCCGGCATGATCGCGATGTGGCCGCACGACGTCTCCAGCCACATCCAGAACGACTCCTCGGCCTGGCAGGCGCCCGGGGTGAGCATCATCAAGGGCACGATCACCGGCGTCGCCCACGGTTCCTGCGACGGGCAGCCGGGGTCCGGGGGAAGTGGCGGCTCCGAGCAGTGCGCCAAGGTGACGGTGCGGATCGACGAGGGGCCCGAGGCCGGCTCGTCGACCAGCGTCCAGCTCAATGCCGCGGTGACCTCCTCGGGGGTGCGCGACGGCCAGGTGATCCGGATGTACCGGACCCCCGCTGGGGCGAAGGCCGCCTACCAGTTCTACGACTTCGAACGCACCGTGCCGCTGATCGTCATCGCCCTGGCCTTCGTGGCCGTCGTCATAGCCGTGGCCCGACGCCGCGGTCTCGCCGCGATCATCAGCCTGGTCTTCGCCTTCCTCATCATCGGCCGGTTCATGCTGCCTGCGCTCATCAGCGGATCCTCCCCCACCTGGGTGGGGCTGGTGGCCTGCTCGGCGATCATGTTCATCGTCATCTACGTCACCCACGGCTTCTCGACCAGGACGACGACGGCCCTGCTGGGCACCCTCTTCGGGCTGCTGCTGACCTCCGGGCTCGGGTTCGCGACGGCGCGCTGGGCCCACCTCACCGGGGTGACAGGGGAGGACGACTTCGTGCTGACCGCCTCGGCCCCCGACCTCACCCTCACCTCGGTGATCATCTGCGGGATCATCGTGGCCGGGCTGGGCGTGCTCAACGACGTCACCGTCACCCAGGCGTCTTCGGTGTGGGAGCTGGCGGATTCGGCCTGCAGCCGTCGCGACCTGTACCGACGGGCGATGCGCATCGGCCGGGACCACATCGCCTCCAGCGTCTACACCATCGCCTTCGCGACGGCGGGGGCGGCCCTGTCGACCCTCCTGCTGCTCTCCATCTACCAGATGCCGCTGGGCGACGTGCTGCGCAGCGAGACCTTCGCCGGGGAGATCGTGCGCACCCTGGTGGGGTCGATCGGACTGGTCCTGGCCGTGCCGCTCACCACCTTCATCGGGACGATGCTGGCCTGGGGGACGCTGCACGGTTCCGGCGGGCGGGGCCGGGGTGGTACCGGGCCGCGACGCGGAATCGTCGACGAGACGGCGCCGATGGGGCCGGGAGGCCGGGTCGAGGTGCTGGGCCGCGCGGGCAGGCTGCCCTCCCACGCCAAGGACGGCGACCGGGGCGCGGATCCCGGCAATCCACCGGAGCCTGTGGATGACTCCTTCTACCGTCGGCCCGTGTGA